The following are encoded together in the Panthera leo isolate Ple1 chromosome B4, P.leo_Ple1_pat1.1, whole genome shotgun sequence genome:
- the RAP1B gene encoding ras-related protein Rap-1b isoform X2 yields MREYKLVVLGSGGVGKSALQVEVDAQQCMLEILDTAGTEQFTAMRDLYMKNGQGFALVYSITAQSTFNDLQDLREQILRVKDTDDVPMILVGNKCDLEDERVVGKEQGQNLARQWNNCAFLESSAKSKINVNEIFYDLVRQINRKTPVPGKTRKKSTCQLL; encoded by the exons ATGCGTGAGTATAAGCTAGTTGTTCTTGGCTCAGGAGGCGTTGGAAAATCTGCTCTG CAAGTTGAAGTAGATGCACAACAGTGTATGCTTGAAATCTTGGATACTGCAGGAACG GAACAATTTACCGCAATGAGGGATTTATACATGAAAAACGGACAAGGCTTTGCATTAGTTTATTCCATCACAGCACAGTCCACATTTAATGATTTACAAGATCTGAGAGAGCAAATTCTTCGAGTTAAAGACACTGATGAT gttCCAATGATTCTGGTTGGTAATAAGTGTGACTTGGAAGATGAAAGAGTTGTAGGAAAGGAACAAGGTCAAAATCTAGCAAGACAATGGAACAATTGTGCATTCTTAGAATCCTCcgcaaaatcaaaaataaatgttaatgag ATCTTTTATGACCTAGTGCGGCAAATTAACAGAAAAACTCCAGTGCCTGGGAAGACCCGCAAAAAGTCAACATGTCAGCTGctttaa
- the RAP1B gene encoding ras-related protein Rap-1b isoform X1: MREYKLVVLGSGGVGKSALTVQFVQGIFVEKYDPTIEDSYRKQVEVDAQQCMLEILDTAGTEQFTAMRDLYMKNGQGFALVYSITAQSTFNDLQDLREQILRVKDTDDVPMILVGNKCDLEDERVVGKEQGQNLARQWNNCAFLESSAKSKINVNEIFYDLVRQINRKTPVPGKTRKKSTCQLL, encoded by the exons ATGCGTGAGTATAAGCTAGTTGTTCTTGGCTCAGGAGGCGTTGGAAAATCTGCTCTG actgTACAGTTTGTTCAAggaatttttgttgaaaaatatgaTCCTACGATAGAAGATTCTTATAGAAAG CAAGTTGAAGTAGATGCACAACAGTGTATGCTTGAAATCTTGGATACTGCAGGAACG GAACAATTTACCGCAATGAGGGATTTATACATGAAAAACGGACAAGGCTTTGCATTAGTTTATTCCATCACAGCACAGTCCACATTTAATGATTTACAAGATCTGAGAGAGCAAATTCTTCGAGTTAAAGACACTGATGAT gttCCAATGATTCTGGTTGGTAATAAGTGTGACTTGGAAGATGAAAGAGTTGTAGGAAAGGAACAAGGTCAAAATCTAGCAAGACAATGGAACAATTGTGCATTCTTAGAATCCTCcgcaaaatcaaaaataaatgttaatgag ATCTTTTATGACCTAGTGCGGCAAATTAACAGAAAAACTCCAGTGCCTGGGAAGACCCGCAAAAAGTCAACATGTCAGCTGctttaa